The Apis cerana isolate GH-2021 linkage group LG10, AcerK_1.0, whole genome shotgun sequence DNA window ATATGCACAGAAGGTTTCGAATGAGCAATTTTCAAAGCACCACTCGGGTTCGACCATTTTGCACGTCGATGCCGATCGGTTTATCTGGTGGTTggaatcaaattcaatttaatctaTCAGATTTCACGCGAAGAGCGTATGGCACAAATTATATGGAAACTACGCGAGTACAGATCCACGCAAATTGTAGAATTCGACGTATTTATTTTGCGGACAGGTAGGAAATTAaccttcttcttttaatattgaaattaaaatctgatcatagaaataattatacataatgtgTGTATATcatcgtaataattatttataaatgtttttaagattaagattttcggttttttttttatttaatcttagaTGGCTTAAGTTTCTCCTAgttgatgaataaataattttaattacatttttcagtgatgtatttttaatgacatattttttcattttgatgaaATCCAAGcgtgaaaatatgtaaattttttagcaTCAATATGACACAATTCatctattattgaaaaaatatttatttttttattattcaatattccgAATAGATTATATTCCGAAGATGAATTGCCAGAAGACTTTAAACTCTTCCTGCCAATTCATCGAAAGAAATGCATTCGAGAAAGAGATGTGaaggaaatagaaaagaaagaaccaccggaagaaattgaaattgaagagCCACCACCTTTCGAAGGCGTACCAGAAGAGGaacgagaagaggaagaagaaccTGAAGAATTACCAGAAGAATTAGTAGAAGAGATACCCCCAGAGATAGAACCAAGAGAAATAAGAGAGGAAGATGAAGAGGAGGAAGCTATTGAACCTGAATTTGAAGCTGAAGAAGAAGTTGAAGAGGAAATTGAAGCTGAAATAGGTCCTACTGCATACGTTACTGAAGAAGAAACTGAAGCAGAAGAACCAGGCGATGAAGAAGAATATGCAGTCCCATAGTGAATAGTTttgattttatgtaaatataatgaataaaatctattttcgtgtgatttaaaatagtatctgaataaaattgattgtaaataagttgaaattgaatagattctattaatttatttaaaatatttatcttattttttttaaatgtattttatattatttaatgaaagtattttataatgaataaaaaaattgatattttattatttttaggaaaaaaataaatgcaaaaaattgatatataataaatatttattaatatatataattatattggtatgggtaataaaatttataaatttcattattacaatcatatatttgtatgctattctcttaataaaaatatataattttattttaaatttaattttaactacagaaaggtaaaattataaaaattattacattgtataaagaaatcaaattattttaacattatatatctttttatgtaataaaatataaatatttaatatttattttacatgtaCATTATGGTACATCATAATCAtcatcttctctctttcttttcatagGTTCTTCAACTTCCACTTTTACAGGAGGCATTGTTTGTCCTgaggaaatttgaatttttggcTTAGATACTTGTGCTTTTACAGTAGCACCTCCTCCTGCTACAatgttaaacaattaatataaactaataatgcaaattatattaataacattaggatataatatattttattattattaatcaaattattttatgtcttACGTATTTGGGTTCTTAATGAAATATGGATAGAGGGAATAGATGTTTGGGAATGCAGAGCTCGGAAGggatctataatatataattataaataaaatataattaagaaatcaatatttgatgtatttatataaagttttatataatatttacctgctgaaaattttaaaacaggcTTTGGCATAGAAATAGTTTGAGTTCTAGCAACAGTTGCAAGTGTTCCTGGCCTTTTGACAATAGAAAGACCAGATTTATTACTTTCTACTTTGATTTTAGATTGACCACCTTGAATGTTATTTCCAACTAAAGAATGTAATTGTTTTCCGACTACTTTTTTTGTTGCATTTTTAAGTCTATAATTTGTAGCATTTAGGCAATATCTGTCAGGTGGTAATCTCAAACCATTGCTTGGTTTAACAAATGGAAgaggtatattatttttggccCTAGCAACATCTAATAACACATCTCTTGGTGGCGGATTTGTAAAAGTACGCTCTAATTGCATTTTAACTGCTAATCTAACATCATccaaatcaataaatttctttttagcaTGATTTGCATATATTCTACTGTCGTCCAATATACAAGTAACATAAcctaaaataatgattattttaattaatttatattttaaaataaaataaaaaagaataaatatacataatcatatatcttattttatacataaaataaattgcaaatactTACGATATGTGAATTCGAGTAATTGATTTATAACTTTTGGTTCATAATCTGTAATACCCATGTCTTTCATAATTGACATTATAACTTGGGCATCTTTTGGAATATGTTTTACATGAC harbors:
- the LOC107992881 gene encoding cilia- and flagella-associated protein 20-like — encoded protein: MFRNKYQHGLMSILYSCGSSPLELWDMHVKNGYIRRVTDDEVKSLALELAGTNVTTTYIYCPRGNRKASLGIKLPFLIMIIKNMKKYFTFEITILDDKDMHRRFRMSNFQSTTRVRPFCTSMPIGLSGGWNQIQFNLSDFTRRAYGTNYMETTRVQIHANCRIRRIYFADRLYSEDELPEDFKLFLPIHRKKCIRERDVKEIEKKEPPEEIEIEEPPPFEGVPEEEREEEEEPEELPEELVEEIPPEIEPREIREEDEEEEAIEPEFEAEEEVEEEIEAEIGPTAYVTEEETEAEEPGDEEEYAVP
- the LOC107992880 gene encoding transcription initiation factor TFIID subunit 9 isoform X1; translated protein: MTEKAKTMSHVKHIPKDAQVIMSIMKDMGITDYEPKVINQLLEFTYRYVTCILDDSRIYANHAKKKFIDLDDVRLAVKMQLERTFTNPPPRDVLLDVARAKNNIPLPFVKPSNGLRLPPDRYCLNATNYRLKNATKKVVGKQLHSLVGNNIQGGQSKIKVESNKSGLSIVKRPGTLATVARTQTISMPKPVLKFSAAGGGATVKAQVSKPKIQISSGQTMPPVKVEVEEPMKRKREDDDYDVP
- the LOC107992880 gene encoding transcription initiation factor TFIID subunit 9 isoform X2, whose amino-acid sequence is MTEKAKTMSHVKHIPKDAQVIMSIMKDMGITDYEPKVINQLLEFTYRYVTCILDDSRIYANHAKKKFIDLDDVRLAVKMQLERTFTNPPPRDVLLDVARAKNNIPLPFVKPSNGLRLPPDRYCLNATNYRLKNATKKVVGKQLHSLVGNNIQGGQSKIKVESNKSGLSIVKRPGTLATVARTQTISMPKPVLKFSADPFRALHSQTSIPSIHISLRTQIRKT